From the Parcubacteria group bacterium genome, the window AATGGTACTTGGATGTGGTGTGTGTAGGGACGATTGCCGATTGTGTGCCACTTATCGGAGAAAATCGTACGCTTGTCGCATACGGGCTTATCGTGTTGAATAAGACACGGCGCATCGGATATCAGGAGATGTGTGCTGTGGGACAATTCTGCAAAACCGGCAATGAACTTCGTGCGGATACGGTTGCGTTTCATATCGCACCACGCATCAATGCCGCAGGGCGCATGGTGCATGCAAAACACGCATATGAATTACTGCGTGAAACGCACAGAGGGCGGGCGCGAGACAAAGCAAAATTTATCGAAGACTTGAATGAAAAACGCAAAAAGATCACGGAACAACTTACCCGTCGCGTAGAAAAGATCGTAGAAAAAGACCATGCGGATCGATCATTTATCATCGTGTCCGGTGATGATTATCCTGTCGGGATCATCGGGATCATCGCGGGACGCATTGCCGAAAAATACAAAAAACCAACCGGCATTTTCACCCGTTTTGAAACAGAAAGTCGTGGCTCATTTCGCAGTGTAAACGGCGTGCATGTTGTGGATGTCTTGCATGCATGCAGAGAACACATCGTGAAATTTGGAGGACATGAAAAAGCAGCCGGTGCGACGGTGCGTCATGAGGATTTCGATCTTTTTGCGCAAAAAGTCGATGCGCATGTCGCCACGATGCAAAAAGAACTGCCAAAACCGCATATCGTCGCAGATATGGAGATTGCTTTGATCGATGCTGACATAGCGTTGGCGGAATTGATCGCGACGCTGGAACCATTTGGCGAAGGTAATGCTGAGCCGATCTTTGTGGTGCGTCATGTCATTGTCGCAGATCTGCGCATGGTCGGGACAAAGGGATCACACGTAAAAATGGTATGTACGGATCGTGAAGGTAGCGCGCATGTGGGCGCGATCGGTTTTTTCATGGATCAAAAATTTCGCGGTATCGCGCAAGGAGATGTGATCGATATCATTGCGCATGTACAAATAAATGAATGGAATGGCAATGTTTCCGCACAATTGCAACTGATCGATGTGAAAAAAGTTATAGAAAAAACAAATAATTGACAGTCTGCTATCTGTGCGGGAAAATGGGGTTAAATCAGGTCGTTCTTTGAATTGCATAAGGTACTTTCATTTTGAAAAAAGAGGAGGCTCTTATTATTATGTGCAGTGAATACAAAACCACTACCGATGAATGTTCTTTTATTTTGAAACCATCACGGTTCAATGGTTGCGGTGTCGGCGTTTTTACAACACACAAAATTGCCAAAGGAACGTATCTGCGTCTTTTTGGCGACAGGGAGACATGGTTGGACAATATTGTATTACGACAGATCAGCGCGGTTCCGCATATTTTTCAAGATTATTGCGTCAAAATGGGGGATGATATTTTTGCGCCAAAAGACTTTGGCTGCATGCCCGTCGGTTGGTATATGAATCATGACGCATCCAATCCGACCGCAAAGCATAAGGATTTCGAGTATTTCGCAATGCGAGATCTCGCAGAGAATGAGGAAATCACCACGGATTACAACTCCTTGGAAGAAGATAAGAGCGCCATTGCTCCGTATTACAAACAATAAAAAAGAAACCGCATCATGCGCGCATGATGTGGTTGTTTTTATGACTTTTCATATAGCGCGAAATATTTGGTTTCGTGAAACGTGTATTATAGGTATTTAAAAAATCGATCTGTTGTCTTTGATAAAATATTTTTTAAACGAATTTGTGGTATAATGGTATTAGTTCTTTTTTAAAGAGGAGTATACAAAGACAAAGCGTGAAAGAGGAGAAAAATTTTCAAAAAAACAAAAAGGAGAGAGACATGACGAAAAAAAACGTAATCCAGCGTGTAAATTATAATGAACATCCGTGGGCGCTGGATGAGATCGTGACTTTGCAAGGATTTATGCCGGAATATCTAAGAGAAGATCCTTTTCGTATAAAAGAAAATTTGGAGGGCGAACGGAATATCAATATGCTTTTGACCGGAGCCGACGGCACTGTTTTGTGCTACATTTTTGCGTCCCCGCAGAATGGTCGCATTGTTGAAGATTTTGCTGACGAAGTTCCGTGTGTAGACATTGATACAAATCGCTATTATATTGATCAAATAGTCGTAAAAGAGGGATGTCGCAAGGGCTTTCTTTTTGCCGATTTGCTATTTGCTACTTTTCGTGAAGCAAACTTTATGGGTTTTTTTGATTTTTCCGCACATGCACTATGCAGTAATCGCTTCGATCGCATTATCGAAAGAGTGTTGCGGGATCGTCTTACAAAAAAGATCCCTACTGTCCTCGAGCGTTATGGTGGTGAAAGATACATGTACATGGAAGCACATGTTGATTTATTATCCTCATCGTAAGTGTCTATCTCAAAGACCGATACAACGTTTATCGGTCTTTGTTTATCTGTTTTTGCATTTTGTGATAGAATGCACATAGTGTTTATTAGTAGCAAATTTATTATTGACGATTATGTGTGATTTTGGCATTTCTCTGGCACTGATCTATTATGCGCATATACCGGTCTTGATCATCTGCTTTCTTTTTGGATTGTTTGTTTTGTTTTCCAATCCTACACATCCGGTCAATCGCAACCTTTTTGCGTTCATTTTATTTTTTTTCGTTTGGACATTCAATGATCTCTTGCAATGGCTTATTACAGACCCTGTGCGCAATCTACTTTTGGCGAGATTGGCAATTCTTGAGGCATTGTCAATCGTTTTTTTACTCTTCTTTACTTATGCTTTTACAGGAGTTGTGATTTCTTTGCGCAAAAAGATCCTGCTTTTTGTGCCAGCTTTACCGATGATCATTTTGATTTTTAGTGACTACAATGCATTCCTTGTTGATGAGGAACATTGCAATGTTCAGTTTGGCGAACTCTATTGGTACTTGTATCTTTTTGTGTTGGGGTATTTCCTATACTCAGCATATATACTGGTTCAAAGGTTTCGTGACAAAAATACAAGTCAAGAAATAAAAAATCAGATAAAAATTATTATCAGTGCTTTTGGCTTTTTTGTCTTTCTGGCTATTGGGCTCATGTTTAGCGCTTGGTTTTTTGTGGTGAACGATTACGCAATCGGTGATAATATTCTCCTGTTCTTTCCTTTTTGCATGGTGGCATTTATCGGGATTACCATATATGCCATCACAAAATATCAATTTCTCAATTTGCGATCGGTGGTTGCACGTATGTTGATCTATACGACATGGATCCTTATCGCTACCCAATATTTTTTCGTATATTCTACGATCAACGTGATTCTTGTTACGTTTACATTGCTTCTGTCCATTATTTTTGGTGGCATGTTGTTATATTCCGTCAAAATGGAGATACAACGGAAAAAAGAACTTGAGGTGGCAAATGAACAATTGCGAGAATTGGACAAGAAGAAATCGGAATTTATCTCAATGGCATCGCATCAATTGCGCACACCGCTTACAACGATGAAAGGTTTTATTGGTGTCATTCAAAAAGGCGCCTACGGGGAAATTCCTCTAAATTTCAAAGAGCCTATTGATGTGATGGAAAATGCCAACAACCGATTGATCGCTCTCGTGGAAGACATGTTGGATGTATCACGCATGGAATTGGGAAAGGCGGAGTTTAATTTTGAAAAGCACAATATCAATGACATAGTTAAGGAGTTGCATGCATCATTCAGTCTCATCGCAAAACAAAAAAATATTTCTCTGCGCATTAAATTGGATCCTGCCATGCCTGAGATCATGTTGGATGAAGCAAAAATGCGGGAAACTCTTTCAAACATTATCGACAATGCATTGAAATATACACAAGAAGGTTCGGTGACGATATGCACAAAATATGAAGGGAATGATGTAAAAGTCCTTGTCACGGATACCGGGATTGGTATTATGCCGGAAGAAAAACACACGCTATTTGAAAAATTTTCACGCGGTCAGAAAGCAAAGGAGATCAAAAAAGAAGGATTGGGGCTGGGATTATATATGGGACGAAAGATCGTTGAAGCGCATGGCGGTACGATCCATGCATTGCCACATGAGGGTGATAAGGGCATGACGTTTGTTGTGGAATTGCCGATCACACCCATAAAAAAATAGCACAAGGGTGCTATTTTTTATGGATCTAAATATAGGATGTATTTTAATTTAACCTATAGCCGATTCCGCGGATCGTTTCGATATAGTGCTCCGTATCCTCGGCATTTAATTTTTGTCGCAGTCTGCGAACATGGACTTCAACAGTGTTGGTAAAAGGATCAGCATTGGTATCCCATACATGTTCGAGGATCATGCTTCGCGTGAGAATTGCGCCGATATTACGCATGAAATATTCGAGAAGAGCCAGTTCTTTTTTACGCAGATCAAGAGATTTCTCGGATCGTTTTGCGATAAATTTGTCGAGATCGATCTCCAGATCTCTGTGCGTGAGTACAGTGCCACTGCTATGCGGATGGTCGCGCAAAAGCACGTGGATGCGTGCGATCAATTCTTC encodes:
- the recJ gene encoding single-stranded-DNA-specific exonuclease RecJ; protein product: MGRRMQWKVKKKISPQGNGVHVHPIIDQLLLQRGIITKELAGAFLTPNYDVDLHDPFLFRDMRRVIERVHKAITDGDMIGIFGDHDADGVSSAALLAEGLESLGATVSVYIPDKITEGHGITVSAIDQFIAQNVRVVISVDCGTSSHEAVTYAMEKGIDVIITDHHHAPDILPQAYAIINPQIKGETYPFRDLSGTAVAFKVVQALYTEYAPERHMQLKWYLDVVCVGTIADCVPLIGENRTLVAYGLIVLNKTRRIGYQEMCAVGQFCKTGNELRADTVAFHIAPRINAAGRMVHAKHAYELLRETHRGRARDKAKFIEDLNEKRKKITEQLTRRVEKIVEKDHADRSFIIVSGDDYPVGIIGIIAGRIAEKYKKPTGIFTRFETESRGSFRSVNGVHVVDVLHACREHIVKFGGHEKAAGATVRHEDFDLFAQKVDAHVATMQKELPKPHIVADMEIALIDADIALAELIATLEPFGEGNAEPIFVVRHVIVADLRMVGTKGSHVKMVCTDREGSAHVGAIGFFMDQKFRGIAQGDVIDIIAHVQINEWNGNVSAQLQLIDVKKVIEKTNN
- a CDS encoding SET domain-containing protein, with amino-acid sequence MCSEYKTTTDECSFILKPSRFNGCGVGVFTTHKIAKGTYLRLFGDRETWLDNIVLRQISAVPHIFQDYCVKMGDDIFAPKDFGCMPVGWYMNHDASNPTAKHKDFEYFAMRDLAENEEITTDYNSLEEDKSAIAPYYKQ
- a CDS encoding ATP-binding protein produces the protein MCDFGISLALIYYAHIPVLIICFLFGLFVLFSNPTHPVNRNLFAFILFFFVWTFNDLLQWLITDPVRNLLLARLAILEALSIVFLLFFTYAFTGVVISLRKKILLFVPALPMIILIFSDYNAFLVDEEHCNVQFGELYWYLYLFVLGYFLYSAYILVQRFRDKNTSQEIKNQIKIIISAFGFFVFLAIGLMFSAWFFVVNDYAIGDNILLFFPFCMVAFIGITIYAITKYQFLNLRSVVARMLIYTTWILIATQYFFVYSTINVILVTFTLLLSIIFGGMLLYSVKMEIQRKKELEVANEQLRELDKKKSEFISMASHQLRTPLTTMKGFIGVIQKGAYGEIPLNFKEPIDVMENANNRLIALVEDMLDVSRMELGKAEFNFEKHNINDIVKELHASFSLIAKQKNISLRIKLDPAMPEIMLDEAKMRETLSNIIDNALKYTQEGSVTICTKYEGNDVKVLVTDTGIGIMPEEKHTLFEKFSRGQKAKEIKKEGLGLGLYMGRKIVEAHGGTIHALPHEGDKGMTFVVELPITPIKK
- a CDS encoding response regulator transcription factor — protein: MKILLAEDEKDIATFVKKGLESELFTVDVAENGSQGERMARANAYDIVILDHNLPEKNGIDICDTLRKNGKNMPIVMLTAEKEVAKKVQAFQCGANDYMTKPFAIEELIARIHVLLRDHPHSSGTVLTHRDLEIDLDKFIAKRSEKSLDLRKKELALLEYFMRNIGAILTRSMILEHVWDTNADPFTNTVEVHVRRLRQKLNAEDTEHYIETIRGIGYRLN